The Perca fluviatilis chromosome 2, GENO_Pfluv_1.0, whole genome shotgun sequence genome includes a region encoding these proteins:
- the tbrg1 gene encoding transforming growth factor beta regulator 1 isoform X1 translates to MDSLNTFESEMEADEQGNYSLFPALDSIASLSGTAETLESEPPSEIAEKPNLTWLDAAQIVLEEAGRPMHIKEIKQRIIDRGLVQSNAKSSLEAVMYRETQKGSRRFKRIENRNGVFALLTDEERQQALQAFTAQSFLGSPQQNTISNSGSVASAPTFPSPTSSSEHRTKMKRGPRKKQNEKYRLKYLRLRKAASAMIFENAALCDEVAHLEEKFLRAKEERRFLLKSMLQYQSLSEGDILPTPSSSSHPPVPPAALSSGPAGASGLSGGHNLASVVSTGEEGLLKKPKKERKERGRENGKEELPKKMSKKRKLADGSRKLVQPIPLDSSGRPVFPIVLGGLTVYSLGEIITDRMLFHDECAIYPVGFCSTRVFASMKNPDQQCLYTCQIKDMGAGPQFEIVPEEDPQNAIVASSALTCHSNLLKAIASVSSKSVVPIVPSGADFFGFSHPTIQNLIQSCPGARKCSNYRWIRFDVCRPGDGQVPHSLSEDDASVNFEAYQRHQGYDENIKTEHITGQAPQSPSSSHQHHLTSPTMKPTTKYFSS, encoded by the exons ATGGATTCTCTCAACACTTTTGAATCTGAGATGGAGGCTGATGAACAGGGGAACTACTCTCTGTTTCCTGCTCTGGACAGCATTGCAAGTCTATCTGGGACCGCTGAGACTCTGGAGAG CGAACCACCCAGTGAAATTGCAGAGAAGCCAAACCTCACATGGCTCGATGCTGCACAG ATTGTCTTGGAAGAAGCTGGACGTCCTATGCACATAAAGGAGATTAAACAGAGAATCATCGACAGGGGACTTGTTCAATCTAA TGCAAAATCAAGTCTGGAGGCTGTCATGTACCGAGAG ACACAAAAAGGCAGCAGGAGATTCAAGAGGATTGAGAACAGAAACGGAGTCTTTGCACTGCTG ACTGATGAGGAGAGGCAGCAGGCCCTGCAGGCTTTCACTGCCCAGTCTTTCCTCGGCTCTCCGCAGCAGAACACCATCTCCAATTCTGGCTCAGTTGCCTCGGCGCCCACCTTCCCATCCCCCACCAGCTCCTCAGAGCATAGGACCAAGATGAAGAGAGGTCCACGAAAAAAGCAGAATGAAAAGTACCGACTCAAGTACCTTAGACTGCGCAAAGCTGCCAGCGCCATGATATTT GAGAATGCAGCTCTCTGTGATGAAGTTGCCCACTTAGAAGAGAAGTTTCTGAGAGCAAAGGAGGAGCGGAG gtTTTTACTGAAGTCAATGTTGCAGTACCAGTCTTTGTCAGAGGGGGACATACTGCCAACACCCAGCTCAAGCTCCCACCCACCTGTGCCGCCTGCAGCATTAAGCTCAGGTCCTGCAGGGGCTTCAGGCCTGTCTGGGGGGCATAACCTGGCATCAGTGGTGTCAACAGGGGAAGAGGGACTTCTTAAAAAACCcaagaaggaaaggaaagagcGAGGCAGGGAAAATGGAAAGGAGGAAC TTCCAAAGAAGATGTCTAAGAAGAGAAAGCTAGCAGATGGGTCTCGGAAACTGGTGCAGCCCATCCCTTTGGACTCATCTGGTCGTCCCGTTTTTCCCATCGTACTGGGAGGTTTAACAGTCTACAGCCTGGGAGAG ATAATCACAGACAGAATGTTGTTCCATGATGAGTGTGCCATCTACCCGGTGGGCTTCTGCAGCACCCGAGTCTTTGCCAGCATGAAAAACCCTGACCAGCAGTGCCTCTACACCTGCCAAATCAAGGATATGGGAGCAGgtccacag TTTGAGATTGTGCCTGAAGAAGATCCTCAGAATGCCATCGTGGCCTCCTCGGCCCTGACGTGCCACTCCAATCTACTGAAGGCCATCGCGTCTGTCAG TTCCAAGTCTGTGGTGCCCATCGTGCCATCAGGAGCTGACTTCTTTGGCTTCTCACACCCCACCATCCAGAATCTCATCCAGAGTTGTCCTGGAGCACGCAAATGCAGCAA CTACCGATGGATACGTTTTGACGTGTGTCGCCCTGGTGATGGCCAGGTTCCTCACAGCCTATCAGAGGACGATGCCTCAGTCAACTTTGAGGCTTACCAGAGACACCAGGGCTATGATGAGAACATCAAGACGGAGCACATAACAG GACAGGCACCGCAATCCCCTAGCTCCTCTCATCAGCACCACCTGACCTCCCCCACCATGAAGCCCACTACCAAATATTTCAGCTCCTGA
- the tbrg1 gene encoding transforming growth factor beta regulator 1 isoform X2, whose product MDSLNTFESEMEADEQGNYSLFPALDSIASLSGTAETLESEPPSEIAEKPNLTWLDAAQIVLEEAGRPMHIKEIKQRIIDRGLVQSNAKSSLEAVMYRETDEERQQALQAFTAQSFLGSPQQNTISNSGSVASAPTFPSPTSSSEHRTKMKRGPRKKQNEKYRLKYLRLRKAASAMIFENAALCDEVAHLEEKFLRAKEERRFLLKSMLQYQSLSEGDILPTPSSSSHPPVPPAALSSGPAGASGLSGGHNLASVVSTGEEGLLKKPKKERKERGRENGKEELPKKMSKKRKLADGSRKLVQPIPLDSSGRPVFPIVLGGLTVYSLGEIITDRMLFHDECAIYPVGFCSTRVFASMKNPDQQCLYTCQIKDMGAGPQFEIVPEEDPQNAIVASSALTCHSNLLKAIASVSSKSVVPIVPSGADFFGFSHPTIQNLIQSCPGARKCSNYRWIRFDVCRPGDGQVPHSLSEDDASVNFEAYQRHQGYDENIKTEHITGQAPQSPSSSHQHHLTSPTMKPTTKYFSS is encoded by the exons ATGGATTCTCTCAACACTTTTGAATCTGAGATGGAGGCTGATGAACAGGGGAACTACTCTCTGTTTCCTGCTCTGGACAGCATTGCAAGTCTATCTGGGACCGCTGAGACTCTGGAGAG CGAACCACCCAGTGAAATTGCAGAGAAGCCAAACCTCACATGGCTCGATGCTGCACAG ATTGTCTTGGAAGAAGCTGGACGTCCTATGCACATAAAGGAGATTAAACAGAGAATCATCGACAGGGGACTTGTTCAATCTAA TGCAAAATCAAGTCTGGAGGCTGTCATGTACCGAGAG ACTGATGAGGAGAGGCAGCAGGCCCTGCAGGCTTTCACTGCCCAGTCTTTCCTCGGCTCTCCGCAGCAGAACACCATCTCCAATTCTGGCTCAGTTGCCTCGGCGCCCACCTTCCCATCCCCCACCAGCTCCTCAGAGCATAGGACCAAGATGAAGAGAGGTCCACGAAAAAAGCAGAATGAAAAGTACCGACTCAAGTACCTTAGACTGCGCAAAGCTGCCAGCGCCATGATATTT GAGAATGCAGCTCTCTGTGATGAAGTTGCCCACTTAGAAGAGAAGTTTCTGAGAGCAAAGGAGGAGCGGAG gtTTTTACTGAAGTCAATGTTGCAGTACCAGTCTTTGTCAGAGGGGGACATACTGCCAACACCCAGCTCAAGCTCCCACCCACCTGTGCCGCCTGCAGCATTAAGCTCAGGTCCTGCAGGGGCTTCAGGCCTGTCTGGGGGGCATAACCTGGCATCAGTGGTGTCAACAGGGGAAGAGGGACTTCTTAAAAAACCcaagaaggaaaggaaagagcGAGGCAGGGAAAATGGAAAGGAGGAAC TTCCAAAGAAGATGTCTAAGAAGAGAAAGCTAGCAGATGGGTCTCGGAAACTGGTGCAGCCCATCCCTTTGGACTCATCTGGTCGTCCCGTTTTTCCCATCGTACTGGGAGGTTTAACAGTCTACAGCCTGGGAGAG ATAATCACAGACAGAATGTTGTTCCATGATGAGTGTGCCATCTACCCGGTGGGCTTCTGCAGCACCCGAGTCTTTGCCAGCATGAAAAACCCTGACCAGCAGTGCCTCTACACCTGCCAAATCAAGGATATGGGAGCAGgtccacag TTTGAGATTGTGCCTGAAGAAGATCCTCAGAATGCCATCGTGGCCTCCTCGGCCCTGACGTGCCACTCCAATCTACTGAAGGCCATCGCGTCTGTCAG TTCCAAGTCTGTGGTGCCCATCGTGCCATCAGGAGCTGACTTCTTTGGCTTCTCACACCCCACCATCCAGAATCTCATCCAGAGTTGTCCTGGAGCACGCAAATGCAGCAA CTACCGATGGATACGTTTTGACGTGTGTCGCCCTGGTGATGGCCAGGTTCCTCACAGCCTATCAGAGGACGATGCCTCAGTCAACTTTGAGGCTTACCAGAGACACCAGGGCTATGATGAGAACATCAAGACGGAGCACATAACAG GACAGGCACCGCAATCCCCTAGCTCCTCTCATCAGCACCACCTGACCTCCCCCACCATGAAGCCCACTACCAAATATTTCAGCTCCTGA